One Streptomyces sp. CNQ-509 DNA window includes the following coding sequences:
- a CDS encoding universal stress protein: MAGHEFPEPADRKPVADPTADLEAAAEPRQGCDPAFKHGVVCGFDGSMSSERALAYAVGMARRLGCGLIIVHVANRLPTTVWAGCEPPVFVDVPDHRTEVLGLELACADYLSDVPWILVERGGDICHELEEVGREYEADAIVVGSTQGIVGRIFGSVAGRLARRAQRPVVVVP, translated from the coding sequence ATGGCCGGTCACGAATTCCCCGAACCCGCGGACCGCAAGCCGGTCGCCGATCCCACGGCGGACCTGGAGGCGGCGGCCGAGCCGCGCCAAGGCTGCGATCCCGCCTTCAAGCACGGCGTCGTCTGCGGCTTCGACGGCTCCATGTCCAGTGAACGCGCCCTCGCCTACGCGGTCGGGATGGCGCGGCGTCTGGGCTGCGGCCTGATCATCGTGCACGTGGCCAACCGGCTGCCCACCACCGTCTGGGCCGGCTGCGAGCCGCCCGTCTTCGTGGACGTCCCCGACCACCGCACCGAAGTCCTCGGGCTGGAACTCGCCTGCGCCGACTACCTGTCGGACGTGCCCTGGATCCTCGTCGAGCGCGGCGGCGACATCTGCCACGAACTGGAGGAAGTCGGCCGGGAGTACGAGGCCGACGCCATCGTGGTCGGCTCCACGCAGGGCATCGTGGGCCGCATCTTCGGCTCGGTCGCGGGCCGCCTCGCCCGGCGGGCGCAACGGCCCGTCGTGGTCGTTCCGTAG
- a CDS encoding M14 family zinc carboxypeptidase gives MTSVGVPALARYRYPTVDDLTRTARDLARRHPSRCRLRQIGESRAGEPLWLLSVGHGSRNVLVVSGAHPNEPAGGAAVADLAYRAVRGGRGGAGARDRRHDRDAAWHFLLCLDPDGARHTEPWTRHPGTLERQLRHFYRPAADQQPEWLPLPGGRAAPLPETRALLTVLDELRPAVQFSLHANDVGGAWVQLTHDLPGARAALADAAAGLAVPLAAAPVDTLHMPGAGPGVFLMAAGAGLDANVVHRDWLTRSTWFHPLRYGTVTAVVETPVWAVEGVADLRPTGAPGLVVGQAVGRLRAQADRLAGLLDEARTGLGDAPGPLLDAAGWLTEACFTNAAQWSAPPSPGSPPPAATAGGALALRMAARRLPLRAAAMLARATDGRPLGPAAETLLTRWRRSYAADFGPRWIPVRDQTALQTEFIARLARLALDSAPRRDGSPANRRRGG, from the coding sequence GTGACGTCGGTCGGCGTCCCCGCGCTGGCGCGGTACCGCTACCCCACCGTGGACGACCTCACCCGGACCGCCCGCGACCTGGCGCGGCGCCATCCGTCCCGCTGCCGGCTGCGGCAGATCGGCGAATCCCGCGCGGGGGAGCCGCTCTGGCTGCTCTCCGTCGGCCACGGCTCCCGGAACGTCCTGGTGGTCAGCGGCGCGCATCCGAACGAGCCGGCCGGGGGCGCGGCCGTCGCCGACCTGGCCTACCGGGCCGTACGCGGCGGGCGCGGCGGGGCCGGCGCGCGCGACCGCCGCCACGACCGCGACGCCGCCTGGCACTTCCTGCTCTGCCTGGACCCGGACGGCGCCCGCCACACCGAGCCCTGGACCCGCCACCCCGGCACCCTGGAGCGCCAGCTCCGCCACTTCTACCGGCCCGCCGCCGACCAGCAGCCCGAGTGGCTGCCGTTGCCGGGCGGCCGGGCCGCGCCGCTGCCGGAGACCCGGGCGCTGCTGACCGTGCTGGACGAGCTGCGCCCGGCGGTGCAGTTCTCCCTGCACGCCAACGATGTCGGCGGCGCCTGGGTGCAGCTCACCCACGACCTGCCGGGCGCCCGCGCGGCGCTCGCGGACGCCGCCGCCGGCCTCGCCGTGCCGCTGGCCGCCGCGCCCGTGGACACGCTGCACATGCCCGGCGCCGGGCCGGGCGTCTTCCTCATGGCCGCGGGGGCGGGGCTCGACGCCAACGTCGTGCACCGCGACTGGCTGACCCGTTCGACGTGGTTCCACCCGCTGCGGTACGGCACGGTGACCGCCGTCGTCGAGACGCCCGTCTGGGCCGTCGAGGGCGTCGCCGACCTCCGGCCCACCGGGGCGCCGGGGCTGGTCGTGGGACAGGCCGTGGGGCGTCTGCGGGCGCAGGCCGACCGGTTGGCGGGGCTGCTGGACGAGGCCCGTACCGGACTCGGCGACGCCCCGGGGCCGTTGCTGGACGCCGCGGGCTGGCTCACCGAAGCCTGCTTCACCAACGCCGCGCAGTGGTCCGCGCCGCCCTCGCCGGGCAGCCCGCCGCCCGCGGCGACCGCGGGCGGCGCCCTCGCGCTGCGCATGGCCGCCCGGCGGCTGCCGCTGCGGGCGGCGGCGATGCTCGCCCGCGCGACGGACGGCCGTCCGCTCGGTCCCGCGGCGGAGACGCTGCTCACCCGCTGGCGCCGCAGCTACGCGGCCGACTTCGGGCCCCGCTGGATCCCCGTACGCGACCAGACCGCCCTGCAGACGGAGTTCATCGCCCGCCTCGCCCGCCTGGCCCTCGACTCCGCGCCCCGCAGGGACGGCTCTCCCGCGAACCGTCGCCGCGGGGGGTGA
- a CDS encoding ThiF family adenylyltransferase, protein MAVGEWARPRVKPEHRGYRTVAGNVRIGSVIYGVGAEIEDPRGWVWTLVEAADGSRSTRDIVTAVRARHEEIEPGDVTAALERLAAAGFLEDAAAPLPARFSPREAERYSRGVPLLRWMDLGARASAWEAQLRLKEARVLVLGVGGTGGAAAWHLAASGVGHLHVVDDDRVELSNLNRQLLYAEADLGRRKAEAAVARLAALNPDIRVTGEVRRIATAAELAALVVSSPPYDVFVLGADGPPQIRRWANRACLAAGLPWVDGGYSGPLVTAGVHRPGTGGCWECLHDQARQRADLGLAPGADEPGTSAHLPWNPANAVTAGLSGALVAYGALALLTGIPPLEPGVRFGFNLMVPGDEVTVRLPRRPDCPACGGRG, encoded by the coding sequence ATGGCGGTGGGAGAGTGGGCACGGCCCCGGGTCAAACCGGAGCACCGCGGCTATCGCACCGTGGCGGGAAACGTCCGTATCGGCAGCGTGATCTACGGCGTCGGCGCGGAGATCGAGGACCCGCGGGGCTGGGTCTGGACGCTGGTCGAGGCGGCCGACGGCAGCCGCAGCACGCGCGACATCGTCACCGCCGTGCGCGCCCGGCACGAGGAGATCGAACCCGGCGACGTCACCGCGGCGCTGGAGCGGCTGGCCGCGGCGGGCTTCCTGGAGGACGCGGCCGCGCCGCTGCCCGCACGGTTCTCGCCGCGGGAGGCCGAGCGCTACAGCCGGGGCGTACCGCTGCTCCGCTGGATGGACCTGGGCGCCCGCGCCAGCGCGTGGGAGGCGCAACTGCGGCTGAAGGAGGCCCGGGTACTGGTCCTGGGCGTCGGGGGTACGGGAGGCGCGGCCGCCTGGCACCTGGCCGCCTCCGGCGTCGGCCACCTGCACGTGGTCGACGACGACCGGGTGGAACTGTCCAACCTCAACCGGCAGTTGCTGTACGCGGAGGCGGACCTGGGGCGGCGGAAGGCCGAGGCGGCGGTGGCCAGGCTCGCCGCCCTCAACCCCGACATCCGCGTCACCGGCGAGGTGCGCCGCATCGCCACCGCCGCGGAGCTGGCCGCGCTCGTCGTCTCCTCGCCCCCGTACGACGTGTTCGTGCTGGGCGCCGACGGGCCGCCGCAGATACGGCGCTGGGCGAACCGGGCCTGCCTGGCCGCGGGACTGCCGTGGGTGGACGGCGGCTACAGCGGGCCGCTGGTCACCGCGGGCGTCCACCGGCCCGGTACCGGCGGGTGCTGGGAGTGCCTGCACGACCAGGCCAGGCAGCGGGCCGACCTCGGCCTCGCCCCCGGGGCGGACGAGCCCGGCACCTCCGCGCACCTGCCGTGGAACCCGGCCAACGCGGTCACCGCCGGGCTCTCCGGCGCGCTCGTCGCGTACGGCGCCCTGGCCCTGCTGACCGGCATCCCGCCGCTCGAACCCGGCGTCCGCTTCGGGTTCAACCTGATGGTGCCCGGCGACGAGGTGACCGTCCGGCTGCCCCGCCGCCCCGACTGCCCGGCCTGCGGCGGCCGCGGGTGA